The genomic window GAGATCCTCGACCGGCCTTTCGTCCGCAGCAAGGTCGTCCTCCACGTGATGGACGCGCTCATCGTCCAATATGCGGGCGGACCCGACTTCAGCCCGGAGTTCACCTATCCTCTCGGAGCGATCTACCTGAGCAGGGATCCCGTTGCGATCGACTCCCTGCTCGTCGGCCGCGTTGACGCGTGGCGCGTCGGCGCGCACATTCCTTCGCTCCAACCCATGATCCATTACATCCAGACCGCCGTCGAGTACGGGCTGGGCACCTCCGACCCCAAGGACATCCTGCTGATCCCCCTCCCATGAATCCCTCCTCTGATCCTGTCATCGACCGTCTCCAGTCCATCCTGGCCCGGCTCCGAGCCCCCGGCGGCTGCCCGTGGGACCGGGCGCAGACGCATCAGAGCATCAAGGGCCAGCTCCTGGAAGAGTGCTACGAGGTCCTGGAAGCGATCGACCGGAACTCACCGCAGGATCTCCAGGAGGAGCTCGGCGATCTCCTGCTCCATGTGCTCTTCCACTCCCAGATGGCCGGGGAGCGGGGCGCCTTCTCCTTCAACGACGTCGCCGAAGGCCTCTCGGACAAGCTCATCCGGCGCCATCCCCATGTCTTCGGGGATGCGAGTGCCAAGAGCGCGGAGGAGGTCATCATCCACTGGGAACGGAGCAAGCGGGAAGAGAAGCCCGAGCGGAAGAGCCTCTTCGACGGGATTCCTCGCGAGCTGCCCGCCCTCCTACGCGCCCAGAAGTACCAGAGCAAGGCGGCCAAGCTCGGCCTCGACTGGAACGATGCGGAGGGGCCCAGGGCGAAGA from Methylacidimicrobium sp. B4 includes these protein-coding regions:
- the mazG gene encoding nucleoside triphosphate pyrophosphohydrolase, which translates into the protein MNPSSDPVIDRLQSILARLRAPGGCPWDRAQTHQSIKGQLLEECYEVLEAIDRNSPQDLQEELGDLLLHVLFHSQMAGERGAFSFNDVAEGLSDKLIRRHPHVFGDASAKSAEEVIIHWERSKREEKPERKSLFDGIPRELPALLRAQKYQSKAAKLGLDWNDAEGPRAKIAEELAEVNDALAGGDPKRIEEEVGDLLFTVVNLARHLHVNAECALGGAAGRFRARVEFIEEALRHRPPGNPPGLAELELLWERSKEATGG